In bacterium, the sequence TATCCGGCGGGTCTATGCCAAGGGCTAAAGCGGGTAAGCCATCGGTCATAAGATTTATCCATAAGATTTGTAAGGCTATTGCAGGTAAGGGCAGACCAATCATTATCGCGGTGAATATGGTAAATACCTCACCTAAATTAGAACTGAGTAAGTATGTGACAAATTTCTGGATATTATTGTAGATAGTCCTTCCTTCTTCAACCGCATTGACGATAGAGGCGAAGTTATCATCCCTGAGAATCATCTCAGAGGTCTCTTTGGCGACATCCGTGCCGGTTATTCCCATTGCAATTCCAATATCTGCGTCTTTTAAAGCCGGGGCATCATTTACCCCATCCCCGGTCATCGCCACGATATGGCCGTTCTTTTTTAATGCTTCGATTATCTGCATTTTATGTTCTGGAGAAACCCGGGCATAGATACTGACTTCTTCAACTATGCTATGCAGGTTTTTAATCTCATCTAATTCCTTACCGGTTAATGCCTTACCTGTCATTTCTAATTCTTTGGCGATTGCCATTGCTGTTAATTTATGGTCGCCAGTTATCATCACAACTTTTATGCCAGCGGTTTCACATTTTTTTATGGCGGCTTTTACTTCTTCTCTTGGCGGGTCAATCATCGCCTGTAACCCGACAAAGACTAAATCATCTTCCGTAGGTTTTGTCGTCTGGGTTTCTTTAAAGGCAAATCCTAAGATGCGTAAGGCATCCTGAGCAAACCCTTCATTTATTTTATGGATTTTTTCTTCGTCTTGTTTTGTTAATTTCCTTATTTTGCCATTGATGTAGATTTGGCGGCATTTTTCAAGAATAATATCTGGTGCTCCTTTGGTATAAGCAAAGAGTTTATTATCTATTTGATGGACAGTAGTCATCATCTTTCTTTTAGAATCAAAAGGGATTTCTGCTACCCGTGGATATTTTTTCTCTAATTCTTCTTTTATTAATCCTGCCTTTGCCGCACTGACGATTAAACTTGCCTCGGTTGGGTCACCAATGACTTTCTCTCCCTCAAGATTGGCATCATTGCATAAAACACCTATTCTTAACAATAACTCCTCCGGCGGTTTAGAGAAAGTCCCTTTGACAGAATAACCACTGCCAGTAACATTTATGACCTCATCATTTACAAATATTTTTTCTACAGTCATTTGATTACAGGTGAGTGTCCCTGTTTTATCTGAGCAAATGACCGTGGTGCAGCCAAGTGTTTCAACACTGGGTAGTTTTCTAATCAAGGCATTTTTCTTAATCATTCTCTGAACGCCTAATGCCAGGGAAATAGTAACGACAGCAGGTAATCCCTCAGGAATAGCGGCCACGGCTAAGGCAATGGCGGTGATGAACATTTCGATGTATTTACCTGTTTTTATTGCCCCAGCAACAAAAACAAAGATACAAATAGCAATAGTTAGCATCCCCAGCCATTGACCTAATTGCTTAAGGTTAATCTGTAATGGGGTAAGTCCT encodes:
- a CDS encoding calcium-translocating P-type ATPase, SERCA-type is translated as MAQEISKITQLIPPPLEMPYAKEVESIFTELNTSKNGLSIIEAEKRLEKFGLNILKEIKKISPFTIFINQFKSFIVGILIAAVVISLFIQEYLDAIVIAGILVLNAVLGFVQEYRAEKSIEALKKLISLKAKVIRGGKVCEIPAEEVVPGDILVLEEGDKIPADARLIEAINLQTQEASLTGESTPVEKEAILLAEKIPLPEQKNMVFSSTIITRGRGKAVVVNTAMNTEIGRIAELIQEVEKGLTPLQINLKQLGQWLGMLTIAICIFVFVAGAIKTGKYIEMFITAIALAVAAIPEGLPAVVTISLALGVQRMIKKNALIRKLPSVETLGCTTVICSDKTGTLTCNQMTVEKIFVNDEVINVTGSGYSVKGTFSKPPEELLLRIGVLCNDANLEGEKVIGDPTEASLIVSAAKAGLIKEELEKKYPRVAEIPFDSKRKMMTTVHQIDNKLFAYTKGAPDIILEKCRQIYINGKIRKLTKQDEEKIHKINEGFAQDALRILGFAFKETQTTKPTEDDLVFVGLQAMIDPPREEVKAAIKKCETAGIKVVMITGDHKLTAMAIAKELEMTGKALTGKELDEIKNLHSIVEEVSIYARVSPEHKMQIIEALKKNGHIVAMTGDGVNDAPALKDADIGIAMGITGTDVAKETSEMILRDDNFASIVNAVEEGRTIYNNIQKFVTYLLSSNLGEVFTIFTAIMIGLPLPAIALQILWINLMTDGLPALALGIDPPDKGIMSSPPRKKRKKIVSIRRFAWMVYIGIIMMLSTLGIFYLYNPQENLDYARTIAFTTLMMLQMFNVMNCRSDRISAFRGLFSNMWLIWAILSSIILQMVIIWTPLRAIFHTTTISLLDCGGILLISSSVLVFGEIMKVSRKIFS